The Chroicocephalus ridibundus chromosome 8, bChrRid1.1, whole genome shotgun sequence genome includes the window TCTGAGATAAGTTACCAGAAACAACAGCTGAGCTGAACAAGAGTTCACTCCTTAAATCTGCCACAGCGTTTGGTGCAGAACACTTCTTTTTAGGAAGCTGACGAAAGATAATCAATAGGTACATGAAAATAGACCAGATTCCCAACAGACGAACAGCAGAAGTTGCAGTCATTTAAAATCACCCAGCTCTccactgtttcattttttcctttcgtTTTAATACTCTCACTGCAAAAGCCCTTGCGCTTTATTACAAACTCTGAAACAATGTCATTTAAATTGATGGCATATTTCCAACTCTCCCCACCCACTCCATGTTGAACCGGACAGTGGAAGAGGGCAGGACAGTTTAAGAGACAAATGTAAAGCCATTCCTTGCTGTGAATAACTGGAAGAATCTTTTTAAGTACTTCCATTTCCTGCTCCTTTACCACAGTTTCCAAGCGCCACTGTAATAATGAACATTTcttgacagaggaagtgacaCTTAAGTTTCAGCGTTCTTCCCCAAGGAACCACAATTCACTTTGGGCAGTGGATTTCTTTCCACATCATACCTTTCTGCATCTTTAAAGTACTCCTGACCTCAGCTGCAAATAAGTAGAGGTTTTTGTGCAAACTTGCTTTTCCAAAGCTCCTATTCATAGATCAGTCCTTAAGTAACATAGTTACACCTAAGGTTTTTGACTTCAGAAATCAGTTAGATATTCCTTTGAAATAATGTTCAGGCAAGCTCTTCTTTTCATGAGCTCTTTCAGAATATTTCGGAAGCACAAAAGAACCACTCTAGGGCCATCCTTCAGGATTTCCATTCCTATTAAGAACACATGTGCCAAAATGAATTCCCTCTTCACTAGCTatttttcacaacttttttctgTTCACCTTCTCAAGGTACTTTTGTTATTGAAGGGTCCAACCCGAAGACGGAAGCACAGTCCCCAACAGTAGGAATCTACAGAACAAACAATTTTATACAGAGTTCTGTACAACCGCAGCACAATAAAAAACCTGTTCAAAACCAGTAACTCTAATCAGTTATGTAATGACTTAAGCTACTTGTCACCACTTTCAAAACTTCCCACCTTGCACAATACCCAAATTCTGTGTTACCTTTAACTCCTAATATATTCCTAACCTGATTCATGTCCATcaaaaataatcataatttctCCTCCGTATTAAGACATATTACGGCATATTTGCTTTTAAGGATATCAAGATACTACCACTGTGATACTGAGTGCGAGGGTTGCCAAATGTACCAGCTTATAATACACCATTGACAGCATCAATAAAAAAACTTCACTCCTGTGCATACAAAGGTGGTAGAATTTGCTCCTTGATCTGGTCCAGCTTGGAGAGAGCTCATGGCTGCCCACAAACAGTCTCTTCTACCTGCTGCCTGTTATCCTCTGGATCTCTGGTTACatgttctttttcccctctgactcACTAGTTTGCTGGGGCAGAGACAGTCTCCTTCACTGAAAGAATGCTCAGCATGTAAGAGATGCAGCTGCGAAAACCACAGTGACAACAGTTCTGGACAACACTTTAATTACAGTAGGGGGCAACCTCAGGCCTCTGCTTTAAACTGGATTCATTcatattttggttaaaaaaaaaaaaaaagattagcagCTAAATTAGAAAAGCCTTACCAGCATACCCAGCTTTATGTATCTGCCTTTCAGATTTACAGACCCCATTTTCCATGGAAGTTAACTTGCAGCTGCAAAATGGCTACAGATGGAGTTTAACATCTTCAGTTGCTCTTGGttctctgtttattttgcttagaagaaaaataatcccatGTGTCCTTAATACTCTGCTTTCAAGATGCAGTAGGTAAATAATGAAGAAGGCTCAATATATTACCAAAATACTTATCAAGAGACTTTTCTTTATCCAAAGCTAAGTGCATACTACAAAGCTCTGTCCATAGCGATAGCTTGATCTGTGGCACGAAAAACATCTCCTAACCAAAGCGACTCCAGCAAATTAACCAAGTAGCTACACCGCAAGCCAAAGACCAATTTTTCATACTAGAATGCATCTTTCCTACAGACTACTTACACACATTGTCAAGAGAAAATGTTATCCTTCCTCCTCACTAGAACACCTTTGCTGTGCACCTACATATACACCTAGATACACCTGTACAGGAAGCACAAACTATCCTAAACACTATTATAAAACAAGCCCTGTGAACAtggcaatttattttttacaaaatgaaaaaacatcaaTGCACTCATCTAAAGACAGCGAGGTCCTTCAGTGGAACATAtggttattttgaaatatttaagtcCTAAAGTATATGAAGTCTTAAATTGGGAGAAAATCATTGGCTTCTCAAACAAAATTAGGTTGTTCCTGCACTTCCACCTTAGCTGAAGATTCAAATTAGCAAATAAGGTTTCTTGAGGCAGGAATAATTTAAGCCCTTACTCCTGCAAATACAATTTAAGGCTGCAGTCATAATTTTAaagtataaattaaaatttacaagCACTAAAATCTAGGAATACTAAGGTCACATgcttacaaaatattaattttaaaacaagcagTAGCTGCTTCCATGATTTAATGAGGACAGCCTGAAAACGGTTTGCTCTTCTAAGCAAAGTCTGATGTGTTAGCTTAAGAAAGCGGTGCAGCAAAAAACAGGCAACCTAGACACTGATGGTTTTactatgaaaaatgttttggtaCCTCTGAGCACGATGAGCTACATCTTCTATCCCAAATAACTAAAAACTGAGTAAAAACACCATTTCACATAGGAGTCAGTTGTACAGTGATTTAAAGAGGTATTTAATAGATGCCTCTTCTCTCAGTCACTAGGCACTGGGTGATGCCACAGTTCTTCAGGCACTACTTCTGCATTTGATGTACCTGAATATAAAATGCAGTAAATCCTGTCTCTGGTGTTGTAAGCCCCTGAAAGAGTAGCAcacattattttcaaatacatataaGTTAAAATTTATTATCATTACACTTCGGATTGAAGATATATAATGTTGATTCTGCACTATAATTTTACTGTTAACCAAGACAGTGtcaaatacataaaaacaaaacaatgtgaaTGATACACAGCTTCTCCCTTTAATACGTGTTTGCAATCTGTAAGAGTAGTTCGTTAGCATTTAGTTAGAATGTTATGTAATGGCTAAGGTATTTGTAATAAAAACAGTCTATTTCTGTTAGCCTGTTCTTCATAGACATAAAAGCTGTCTTCATCTGATTTTTATTAGgacttcatcttcctctgctctttatgcatttttttaagacttctgtCCACTCCGTTTTCATTTCACCAACACGCATGCATTATTATTTCCTCCCACCTCCTCACACaaatctcagcttttatttttacaccTGCTTTCACCCATGAGAAGTTTCTATGGGGTTTTATAAAACCCAGAcccgaaaaaaaaataaataatgagggCATGAAGTTGAGcgaagaaaaaaatttcctacaGAAGATGAACAACTGGTTCTACCAGTAAAACACCACTGGCAGTCCCATCATTACAAGCCCAACATCCATCCCCAACTAGTGGAAAGGTGGTGCATTTTCAGGgtggagcttttttttcccctcaaacccTCCATTACTGTATACAGCCTCTGAAGATGTTCCACTCTTCCTTCAACAGAAAGAGGAGGAATACTTTTTCTTTGCTCACATCTCCAATACGCCACACGATGGTTTATCCTCAGCAAGATCACACTACAAAAGGGTTTAATCATTCTGCAAAAGCtacctttttctttctatctGCACATCTAAGCCTCTTATCCATGCCACCCTTATATGATATTTAGACTACATTTTCTATGCTCTCCCCACTTTTACATCACTTCCGTTTGTTAGCCTGGAAAATATTCTGGAATAAAGGGCTTGCACTTTTAGTAACCTAGGACACCTGGCCAACATTAGCCCCATGTAACATACTCACTGCCTTGACTTACATTCTTTCTCCTTATCGACACACAGCATTTACTCAGACAGAACAAAACCTACATGAGAGCTCCCTTCTGAACTGCATAATCTTTTCCTTGCTCTTTGTGGCCCATTTCACTTTCCCTAGTAGACTTCAGGATGTGGGGAAACAGGACCTACAGAAAATGCATACCATAAACCTGTACCACTGAACAAGGATTCCAGCAACCAAGTTAAAGCTGTAGAATGATGTAACTATTTTTACAGACTGCTCTACAAAAAGCTAGGGTTCCTGTTATGAAGTCTAAATGAGTAAAGAAATTATAAATTGCTACTGAACTGCAAAGAGACAGAATATTTCTATTAGCAAAACTCAAAGAAATGGCTGTGTAttgatttatatatatttcataagCAATTATTATGTCCAAAACAATATAATTTACGCAGGAAACACATATACACTAAGGCAGACTTCTAAGTAACAGAGACACTCACAGACCACAAGCCTAGTCTCTGCATACAAGCACTGGCCTATACCAGTTCTCAGTTCAATTTAAACAGCCACCTCTTAAGCACACACCTCCAAGAAAGCGATCATACTCCTCACTCACTAAGCGCAATATTCTGAGGGACAAACTGCCTTTTCATTAAACATTCACTAAGTTCAAAGAATTCCCAAAACTTTGAGATTCCTTAGACCCAAGGAGACTCTAGCAGAGTTGCACTAAAAGACCCCAAGagtaactctgaaaaaaaattctctagaCTATGTAATTCAAAGGAAATTTACAGCCATTCAGCTCCTAGCAGTGAGTATTAAACGGTAATCCTTTTGTTTCTCAATGATGGACAAATGAGATCATGTcctgtttcctcctcctttcaaaaGGAGTTTCTTGTCTAAGCAGAGCTCTTAAGACTAGACAATAAGTAGGCCTGACACctcactgcagaagaaataaagctattaaaaattagAGTCCTGTTCCTTCTGTGGGAAATAACGCTAATTTCTACTAATGCACCTATCTGACCCCAGTAATCAAAGAGCACCATGTAAAAATAGTCCCTCCTCAATTATACAGAGTTCAAGACCTTTCACAAAGGAACAAACTTAGAAAATACACACGTAagacacaaaaaggaaataaagaaaaaccaaaatgttcCATTCAAAGCCCAGCACCATGCTCTCATGCATGCTCCCCTTCCCCATAAAAGGGGCCTGAACCAGAAACTATCTGGGCCATTTTTAGCCCCAAAATTTTCAATCCCTGCATGCCTAGGTGATGGCTCCCATCCTGCCCCCTGCATTATGCCCACTGCAGACTGGCTGCCTGAATTTTAGCCGTGTCATCTAACCATGCTCACACAATCCTTTAAGCGCTATCGATAAGAACACCCATGACTATTCTCACCCCATCCCTACAAATCTTGCCCTTAGGAGCAGAAATAACACCTTCCTGAACGGTTCTTCACTCAGTTCTACACCAAATAACCTAGGAACAGCCTTTTACTGTACATCTCAAGAACTGTGGATGAATATTTCAGAGTTAGAAAACCAAAGCGCTGTGCCCTGCATGTGCCTCCAGCATCCCATAAGAAAAGGCTCCCCTCCCCCCGCGTTTCTGGAGGAAGAATCACAGCCACAAAGTGAGCGCAAACGCACGAAGGGGACGGCGCGTTTCTCGAGTAATCtcccgagagagagagagaccggGAGCCGTTAAAAAAGAAAGGCGGGGGTGGAGaatggagggcaggagggagggcggGACAAAAAAAAGCAACGCACCCGCAAAAGCGGTCCTCAGCCGCCCCCACCACAGCAGTACCCTCCCGCCACCCCCGGGCGAGGCCCGGCGCTGGGCCCGGCGCGGGGCGCGGCCGGCCCCAGGCGGCGATGCGGTGCGGCGCGGCCCAGCGGCGCGGGGcagcccggcccgcccgcccgccgcgggcccAGCGCCGCGCCACCTCCCtccgcccggccgcggcgggcaGCCGGCCCCCGGGGGCACCCCGTCCCCGTCGGCTGCGGGGCCACCACCGCTAGGCCGGGCGGAAgccgcccccgcccggggccATGCGGCGCAGGCCGCTCGCCCGCTCCTCCCGGCGCCGGTCCGCTCCGCAGGCCGGCGGGGGAAAActgcgggaggcggcggcgccgccACCACTTACCTGGCGCGCAGGGCGGCGGGCCGGCGCTCCGGCCTCCCCGGAGGCTCCCGGACTCGGCGAGGCCGCTGCCGCTCCCGGCGCCGCGACGCCGCGCCTCACACAGCCGCTCTCCACACAGGGGCCAAGATGGCGGGCGGCCAAGCCGGCGCCAACGACGTCTGACCTCACCgcgccgcgcgcgcgcgcgcacacgcACCCGCCTCGCCGCCGGctccgccccccgcgccgccgctcaCGTGGCCACGCCGTGCCGCAGtcgcgcgggcgggcgggcgggtgcGCGGCGCCCCCggagcgccccctggcggcgcggGAACGCGGGCGGCGGCCCCCCCGTCCTCGtctccgtccccgtccccacgcgTGGGGACCGGCagcgccccgcgcccgccgccgagCGGGAGCTCTGTCgccggggagggtggggggacgGACGGCTGGGGGACACGGTTTCCCTCCGGCCGCAGCGCCCGCCCGCGGGGTTTGCAGCCAAAGCCCCGGGTTGGAGGTACCTGCGGGTGCGTGGGGAGGCGCTGCCTTCTCCCCCTGGGCTTCAGGGTCCCCCGGGGGGACGCTCGCCCACCTGGATTTGTCACTGCAGATGTTATTTCTTAGGACAGGGTCTCCCCCCGCCACGGCTCAGGGCGCTGGGTGCACTTGACCCCTCCCCCGTTAATAAACCGTTAATAAACCTATCAGAGAAGCCCAAATCCGTGAGGTTTATTTTGCGGCTCCCTCCCTCGTGTCCCAAAAGTTGCCAGATAAAGACAAAGATCTCGACAGTtagtgtttctgaaaaaaaatcttgagctGTTGTGGGTCTTGATGAAATCTTACAGAGCAAGATCTGGGTTGGGGGGGCGACTGGTTGTGTCACACCAGCCCATCCCAAAATGGCTCTTCCCAAAAGCCCTCTGGAGATCCAGCCTGGTGCTAGCGCAACACGGACACAGATTGCGGTAGGTTTGGGGGAAAAGCTCTGTACGGCCCTTGGTGGGTGCGAAGCATTGGCAGGACGAGACCAGACACCAGACAGCACCAGGCTCCGGGCTCCTGCCAGCgctgggccagctccagccccactgagGGCACTCAGCACCATCCCCAGCTCACCCAGGACCGGGTCTCACCAGGTTTCTCCTACAGACGGGGACCTGCCCGGAggctccagcctggctgggggtATTTAGAAAGGAGGAAACCTGCTGTGAGAGCCACTGGCAGGGCCAGGAGGCACATCCAACGCCAGCCGGAGGAGCCGCTGGAGGAGTCATCCACAACCCGAGTTCTCAAGGGCTTCAGCGTCCGCTGCCACTGAGTCAGGATGGCGTCTCTGGCCCCGCTCCACTTCCCCCGTCCCACCAGCCGGTACTGGTAGGGGGTACAGGGGCCAAAGAAGATGGCCAGGGCCAGCCGGGGGTCCGTCAGGAGCAGCCTCAGCACATTGGGCTTTATGCCAGCGCACAAAGCAATTTCGTCGATGTAGCTGATGAAACTAATCTTCAAGTTCTCCCTCTCGGATGGATTCCTGCAATGGGATGTAAAAGAGACGAAATAGCATCATCCCATCTTGGTTCCCAGCTCCATGTAAAGCAGAAGTTCTGGGCGCAGACGTTGGTTGAGCCCCAATCTCCATGGCTGAGCTCCCTCAGCCCCAAATAAACCTAAAGGCACCGAAAGACCCTCGGTGGGGTTGGTCCCAGCAGTTTCCTGGGACAGGGAATAGGCAGAAGCTTGTTTTGTCTCTGCAACCCAGTTGTGGCCTCAAAAATTATTCTAGCATTATACCGCCATCATTGTAATGCTACAAATACCCACGCTGTGTCCTTCCCCGAGGTTCACGGGTGTCGATTTGGCCGATTTTGAGAGGGAGAGGGGTGGACATTCACAGATAAGACTGCCAAGGGGACTGGGAAAAACTGGGAGATGCAGAAAGCTTCCCATGCTGGGAGGGACCTCTAGGATTTTTCCACTTGAGGCCTCATCTTCCTCGCAGGAGGGAGGACTTGTGCTGAATCTGCTTCTGCAAATTCAGGACAGCCTCGAGTTTAGCTCCGTTTCACCTCAGACTCCTATATTTCTGTGTAACAGCATCATGTCTACAATCGCCGGGGTTCCTGGTGACAATCCCCATGGCTCTGTTTTGTCCCACATTTTCACCAGTGTCCTATAAGCCAGCTCCGCCTTGCTGGCAGACCTAACCCAGCTTGCACCCCACCTGGCCATAGGTCCCCTCCTTCATCCCAAGGCAGTACATCCACCATCACCTGTCCCACAGCCTTGAGGACACGTCTCCACCTCCTGTAAAATCCCAGTGCCGACAAGGCAGGAAGTTAGCTCCCACATACCCAACAGACAAATTACAGCCTTGACTTGACCTGTCAAAAACTGCCACCAAACGGTCCCCCACCTGCATCGCCTGGCTCCAGTGGAGTTTCTAGATGGGGCTTGGCCCTGACCCCAGCGCTCCTCGCTGCCTGGATTTGGGAGGCAGAAGCCACGAGATGGCACCCTTAGTCTGGAGGAAACCAAACCTCCACCTTGACATGCTGGGAATAAGGACATGGCTTGAAGGCCTGGTCGAGGGGACCTGCAGGTCCTGGATTTTGCCATAAACTGCCTCCAGAGCCTTCTGCCCTTGGTGTCTTGGTCCGTCATCGATAAAGGAGCCACAACAGCATTTCCCCACCTTGCTATGGGTGGCAAAGGAGTAAATGCATCCAAGAAGAATTGGCTGTCCTAGGTGGGTCCCTCCCACGACCACCATAGGGTCCCCCTTTCCCTGGGGTTATCCTGGCACACGGCACACATCACACCCCCAGCACAGGAGCATCACACACCTTTTGACCGGCGGCTTCTTCTTCAAAACATCAGCCATCATCCTGCTGGTGGGAGGGAGCTTGTTCCATCCTGAGAAGAACAGAGAAACCAGAGACCTCCAGCAGCACCTCAAGCTGAAAAGTTCACCCTCTTCCCATGCTGCCAGCCCCTTTACCAAGAGTGTTTGTGCTTGATGTTTACAGCAGTGTGCATGGAGCAGCAGGGATATGAGGatgcagctggggagcagaggctACAGTGCTAACTAATGCCAGTGGCCACCATGGGCACGGTGGCAGGAGCTGAAATATGCCCTGGGTTCTGTGGACAGCAAGTCAGGCTGCTCGAaacctcccaccccagcagatccccccatccctgcaccacGTCTCCCACCTGCAAAGATCCCCGTCACCCAGCGAGCCTGCATTTCTGTTCCCACCATCAGAGAGCCGGTGAGTTGGACTAAGCCAATGATGGCCAGCGTTGGCTTTTCCAGCTGGGGAGGGAAGATGCTTTTATAGAGGGAGCGGTTATCATCGAAGAGGCTGCGAACCGACTCTTCAAGGAAGGGAAACGAGAAGATGTAGCCCGTGGCGAAGAGCACCACGTCGATGTTTTCTTCAATTGTCCCGTCTTCAAAAACAGCAGAGTTTTCGGTGAACTCCTTCACATTTGGCTTCAACACAATGGTCCCAGAGAGGAGACAAAACGGCAGCTCTTCATTGATAATTACCTTAAAGTATGAGCTTGCAGGTGAAAAAGAGGACAGCAATGTTAGCATCCGGGAGAAACCCAAAACATCTTCCATGGCCGGAGTTCCCCTCCAATGCTTTTCTATTCCACAAACAACccctgaaattaaaaagcaagcatttcaTGCCATTAAACCCCCCCGATCGACCAACAAAATAGTCAGAAAAAACACCTTTTGGTGGAAgccaagccatagttttcatggtTAAACCATGAATTGAACTTCCGAAATCTCATCCTCCTTGTGAGGGCTGACGGGAGAAGCCAGTCGAGAAAGTGGTTGAAGCGGGTGGTGCTGACCATATCGAAGGGAAAGCCGTGGTCCGAGACCCGGCTGAACACCCATGTGCTGCTCCTGGTGCTGAGGAACACCTGGGGGAGAAGGCAGGTCTCAGCTTCCTGCcatctctttgccttttttgcctGGAATGGCAAATCCCATCTCCTGCACTTGGGAGCTCAGGGAGTTATCCcgagggaaggagatggcatCAGGATGAACCAAACAGCTCATGGTAGCTTCTGCAAAGTTCCCACAGCTGCTGATGGCCACTCCTCAAGTGACCCAAACTCTCCAGGACTTGCAGAGCTTCTTCAGTTGCCCTCAATTTGAAGTGCTATTAATTGAGAAACCCGGCGGGCAAAGCTGCCTGCGCATACCCCGAGCCACTGGCTCTCCTGGTCCCTGGCTGGGCTCGGCACAGCCATGGATCTGTACCTTCGCAGCCACATGGCTCAGCTCCACGGAGAGGTCGCCGCCGGTGTTGCCAATGCCAACCACGAGGACCCGCTTTCCCCGGAAAGCCTCCACGTCTTTGTATTCCCGGCTGTGGAGGTACTGGCCTTTGAAGCGCGTGTCAATGCCTAGGTAGAGAGCAAGGAGCATCTCCTACTGCCAGCTCCAATTTCTTACCCCAGCCTCGTGTCCagaccccctgcagcccccgacTCCCCACCTCCCACCTCTGCTTGCAGCTGAGAAGCCCGTTGGAGGTCTTGGCTCCCTGGGTGATGCCACCTTCCTGCACCTCCTCGGCTCGGTCCTGCTTTGCAAATTCTCATGCAAGAGCCCGGCTGCATCTTTATGAGGTATTTTTCCCATTCGCAGGAATGCCCTTCATCATTCCCATAGGGAGAGGGTCCCACCTGTCCCAGTGGGAGGGCTTTGtggagcagaggaaaatgcaGCCGAGGgacccatgggtgctgggtgaaacccagcagccccagcccaccccgcTGCTGAGGCAGGGCTTACCTGGGAAAGAAGCTAATGGTAAGTAGGGCTCCTGGTAATGGCCGGTGCAAACCATGACGGCATCGAAGACGTGCGACTCTCGGACGCTGTCGGTCTCGGTGACCACCTCCCACTGGCCCGAGGTGGCGAAATCTGGGCGCCTCCTCACGCTGAGAGCTGTCGTCTTGCAACAAAGCCCAACAAAACAGCAGCTGGGGACTGCACCACGTTTTGGAGAGGACCTGCTTGCCAATGGCTGCTGGGGGCAGgctgggtccctggggagctgcatGTCACCTCTGAAGCTGTTAAATCCCACCCTGCACCTTTCCCCTGGTGATGGCATTGAGGGGGGGATGCACCAGGCAGCCCATCTTTAAGCAGCCTAATTAAAAACATGGAGCCAAAAAGGCTGCACTCAGGATGCGAAAGGCACTTGTCCTTGCGGGATCGCACCTGGTATTGTCCCGTCCCACCTGGGTGATGCCCTGGTATCTGCAGCCACTGATGGCTCTTCTCCCCACAGTGTTTGGGGTCCCCGCTCACCTTGAAGCGTATGTGCCGCAGGAGGTTGAAGTGCCGGGCGTACATCCGAAAGTACTCCAGGAGGAGGCCATGTGGTAGGTAATTGGGAAAATCCTCTGGGCAGGGGAAGTCGCTGAAGCAGGACATCTCCTTGGAGGTGTTGGTGATGACCGAGCGGTAGACGCTGACCCTCCCACTGTCCATGGAGTCCTGTGTGAAGCCAGCAATGCTGTTTGCAGGTGCGCAGGGCAGGACTTTCTCCCCCCAGAGTATTtgagtatttttcctctttgcattcGGGTACAAGGAATAAACCAGGACTAGCACCTGCTGACCATGGCTTCTgttccctccatctcctcctttaCCTCGGAGTCAGGGGGAGCCCTGTGCCCGGGACAGGGATGGTCCTTGAGGGCATGGCCACCCTTTCCTCTGTGCTGCAGGCAAAGGGCATCCAAGGGAGGGGGCAAACCCAGGGACAATCCTCCCACTGACCGTGTAGCGCCAGATCCCCCCGATGTCCTCGCTCCTCTCAAAGCAGGTGGGCTCCAGCC containing:
- the LOC134519607 gene encoding dimethylaniline monooxygenase [N-oxide-forming] 4-like isoform X2, which produces MDSGRVSVYRSVITNTSKEMSCFSDFPCPEDFPNYLPHGLLLEYFRMYARHFNLLRHIRFKTTALSVRRRPDFATSGQWEVVTETDSVRESHVFDAVMVCTGHYQEPYLPLASFPGIDTRFKGQYLHSREYKDVEAFRGKRVLVVGIGNTGGDLSVELSHVAAKVFLSTRSSTWVFSRVSDHGFPFDMVSTTRFNHFLDWLLPSALTRRMRFRKFNSWFNHENYGLASTKSSYFKVIINEELPFCLLSGTIVLKPNVKEFTENSAVFEDGTIEENIDVVLFATGYIFSFPFLEESVRSLFDDNRSLYKSIFPPQLEKPTLAIIGLVQLTGSLMVGTEMQARWVTGIFAGWNKLPPTSRMMADVLKKKPPVKRNPSERENLKISFISYIDEIALCAGIKPNVLRLLLTDPRLALAIFFGPCTPYQYRLVGRGKWSGARDAILTQWQRTLKPLRTRVVDDSSSGSSGWRWMCLLALPVALTAGFLLSKYPQPGWSLRAGPRL
- the LOC134519607 gene encoding dimethylaniline monooxygenase [N-oxide-forming] 4-like isoform X1, encoding MVRRVAVIGAGVGGLVSIKCCLDEGLEPTCFERSEDIGGIWRYTDSMDSGRVSVYRSVITNTSKEMSCFSDFPCPEDFPNYLPHGLLLEYFRMYARHFNLLRHIRFKTTALSVRRRPDFATSGQWEVVTETDSVRESHVFDAVMVCTGHYQEPYLPLASFPGIDTRFKGQYLHSREYKDVEAFRGKRVLVVGIGNTGGDLSVELSHVAAKVFLSTRSSTWVFSRVSDHGFPFDMVSTTRFNHFLDWLLPSALTRRMRFRKFNSWFNHENYGLASTKSSYFKVIINEELPFCLLSGTIVLKPNVKEFTENSAVFEDGTIEENIDVVLFATGYIFSFPFLEESVRSLFDDNRSLYKSIFPPQLEKPTLAIIGLVQLTGSLMVGTEMQARWVTGIFAGWNKLPPTSRMMADVLKKKPPVKRNPSERENLKISFISYIDEIALCAGIKPNVLRLLLTDPRLALAIFFGPCTPYQYRLVGRGKWSGARDAILTQWQRTLKPLRTRVVDDSSSGSSGWRWMCLLALPVALTAGFLLSKYPQPGWSLRAGPRL